In the genome of Cydia strobilella chromosome Z, ilCydStro3.1, whole genome shotgun sequence, one region contains:
- the LOC134754922 gene encoding uncharacterized protein LOC134754922: MENKKIIIVFSVCLTYVLGYNYNLNYDPYFPNNNFCNDLSPYYGNISLDLISGVWYGVEKIPHNKGEYKIDYTKECFYIDIKEEHVQPTPPTYPPLAYSYLSTSYGFNQPEHYRMRYFVVEWHEGLFRSEYHVKVNTSHMGFWISNVPSTAVEKMYRYFGGVIQVLKVANNHLVLNFCNTMPHREFYSVVFSRNENQLTPEDLSSIHSIFTTKHLSTSALKRVCDNSGTMLQFSVVMLLLAGLLIWRSDA; this comes from the exons atggaaaataaaaaaataataattgtattttcCGTATGTCTAACATACGTTTTGggttacaattataatttaaattatgatCCTTACTTTCCAAATAATAATTTCTGCAATGATTTGTCTCCTTATTACGGAAATATAAGTTTGGATCTTATTTCCGGAGTTTGGTATGGAGTCGAAAAAATACCTCACAATAAAGGCGAATACAAAATAGACTACACTAAGGAGTGTTTCTACATTGATATAAAGGAGGAACATGTTcag CCTACTCCTCCTACGTACCCGCCGCTGGCATATTCATACTTGAGCACAAGTTATGGGTTCAACCAGCCCGAACACTACCGGATGAGGTACTTCGTCGTCGAGTGGCACGAAGGCCTGTTCCGAAGCGAGTACCATGTCAAAGTTAACACTTCACATATGGGCTTCTGGATATCGAATGTACCCAGCACAG cCGTAGAAAAGATGTACCGTTATTTCGGCGGAGTAATTCAGGTGCTAAAGGTTGCCAATAACCATTTGGTCCTGAACTTCTGTAATACGATGCCCCATCGGGAGTTCTACAGCGTCGTGTTCTCAAGGAATGAGAATCAGCTCACACCCGAGGACCTCTCGAGCATCCACAGCATCTTCACGACCAAACATCTCTCCACCTCGGCCTTAAAGCGAGTTTGCGACAATTCAGGGACTATGCTTCAATTCTCGGTCGTCATGTTACTATTGGCCGGTTTGTTAATATGGAGGTCTGATGCATAA